The following are from one region of the Thermoanaerobaculia bacterium genome:
- a CDS encoding SPFH domain-containing protein, translated as MARKIEIIEHFPDTENEIVYRYPPSGSADIFIGAQLVVQEQQSAVFFRDGKAMDVFGPGRHTLTTLNIPLITKVLTIPWEKSPFRAQVVFISSRTFINRKWGTKEPIVFRDKELAMVRLRGFGTYAFRVKNPQLFVNEVVGARGLYGTEELEDYYRNIIVSRLNDVLGEQVTSIFDLPAVYDELGVLVKARLGDDFTGHGIDLIDFYINSITPPEEVMAKIDERAGMGALGDMGKYMQFKAAQAMQDAAQASGGGGEAGGTAAAGMGLGVGAGLGMAIPSMLKDTLSGGNAQQPSRPCAHCGAAISGNAKFCPECGKPSAAPGMIPCPSCNQPTQENSKFCSNCGAKLAITCPSCSKPVPAGAKFCPDCGQKME; from the coding sequence ATGGCCCGCAAGATTGAGATTATCGAACACTTTCCCGACACCGAAAACGAAATTGTCTACCGGTATCCGCCCTCGGGTTCCGCAGACATCTTTATCGGCGCCCAGCTCGTCGTTCAGGAACAGCAGAGTGCCGTCTTTTTCCGTGATGGCAAGGCCATGGATGTCTTCGGTCCGGGCCGCCATACGCTGACGACCCTGAACATTCCTCTCATTACAAAGGTTCTGACCATTCCATGGGAAAAGTCTCCCTTCCGGGCTCAGGTCGTCTTTATTTCCTCCCGGACCTTTATCAACCGGAAGTGGGGAACGAAGGAACCCATCGTCTTTCGGGACAAAGAGCTCGCCATGGTTCGGCTGCGGGGGTTCGGCACCTATGCATTTCGAGTAAAGAATCCCCAACTCTTTGTCAATGAGGTCGTGGGAGCCCGGGGACTGTACGGAACCGAGGAGCTGGAAGACTATTACCGTAACATCATCGTATCCCGGCTCAACGATGTCCTGGGAGAACAGGTTACCAGCATCTTTGACCTCCCGGCCGTCTATGACGAACTGGGGGTTCTGGTCAAGGCCCGGCTGGGGGATGATTTTACCGGGCATGGCATCGACCTGATCGATTTTTACATCAACTCCATCACGCCGCCGGAAGAAGTGATGGCCAAGATAGATGAAAGAGCAGGCATGGGTGCCCTCGGAGATATGGGGAAATACATGCAGTTTAAAGCCGCCCAGGCCATGCAGGACGCAGCACAGGCCTCGGGTGGTGGAGGCGAGGCAGGGGGAACCGCCGCTGCCGGCATGGGCCTGGGAGTTGGCGCGGGCCTCGGTATGGCGATTCCATCGATGCTGAAAGACACACTGTCAGGAGGCAATGCCCAGCAGCCATCCCGGCCCTGCGCTCATTGCGGTGCCGCGATTTCCGGAAACGCAAAATTCTGCCCGGAATGCGGAAAACCCTCTGCGGCGCCCGGCATGATTCCGTGTCCTTCCTGCAATCAGCCGACACAGGAAAATTCCAAGTTCTGTTCCAATTGCGGAGCCAAGCTGGCAATCACCTGTCCTTCCTGTTCCAAGCCGGTCCCCGCAGGCGCAAAGTTCTGTCCCGATTGCGGCCAGAAGATGGAGTAA
- a CDS encoding lytic transglycosylase domain-containing protein, whose translation MWIRLLLSLSLSTALFSDSMLTERDSSAFPVSGTTSIHEMIDQAARHHALDPALIRALIRVESSFNPRAVSPKGAKGLMQIMPETARDLGLRNPFNPEENLYAGCKYLRRLLDSYNGNLSFALAAYNAGPTVVNNYGGIPPYDETINYVRKVMTLYRGTGLAPTLKAYRDRNNRLVISNVPRRNRR comes from the coding sequence GTGTGGATACGACTGTTGTTGAGTCTTTCCCTGTCAACCGCTTTATTCTCCGACTCGATGCTGACGGAGCGAGACTCCTCTGCCTTTCCGGTATCGGGAACTACTTCCATTCATGAAATGATCGATCAGGCCGCGAGACACCACGCGCTGGATCCGGCCCTGATCCGGGCCCTGATTCGGGTGGAATCCTCGTTCAATCCCAGAGCCGTATCGCCGAAAGGTGCGAAGGGGCTCATGCAGATCATGCCGGAAACCGCAAGGGATCTTGGCCTGAGAAACCCCTTTAATCCCGAAGAAAATCTTTATGCCGGCTGCAAATACCTCCGCAGGCTCCTGGATTCCTACAATGGAAATCTCTCCTTTGCCCTTGCGGCGTACAATGCCGGTCCCACCGTAGTCAACAACTATGGCGGGATTCCACCGTATGATGAAACCATCAATTATGTTCGAAAGGTCATGACCCTCTACCGGGGAACCGGTCTGGCCCCGACATTAAAGGCATATCGAGATCGCAATAACAGGCTTGTCATTTCGAACGTTCCCCGCAGAAATCGCCGATGA
- a CDS encoding FHA domain-containing protein — MIISCPACAVKYRVESSILKEDPTMIRCAKCQHVFGVSPPSSGEEFGRPEQETTKVVDQDAIQASVSGSLGDQRISLAILSGPLAGQVFSVSKRTTIIGRAYGDVVLPDPELSRKHCQVEVRPDGVFLVDLGSTNGTYFDGKAIQEVQLEDKNEFVVGSTSVMLIVSSD, encoded by the coding sequence ATGATAATTTCGTGCCCCGCATGCGCAGTCAAATATCGGGTGGAATCATCCATTCTGAAAGAAGATCCGACAATGATCCGCTGCGCGAAATGCCAGCATGTCTTTGGCGTTTCCCCACCCTCGTCAGGGGAAGAATTCGGTCGGCCGGAACAGGAGACCACCAAGGTCGTAGACCAGGACGCAATTCAGGCCTCCGTATCCGGAAGTCTGGGCGATCAACGCATCAGCCTCGCCATCCTTTCCGGCCCACTGGCCGGTCAGGTCTTTTCCGTTTCGAAACGGACCACGATTATTGGAAGAGCGTATGGCGATGTTGTCCTCCCCGACCCGGAACTGTCCAGAAAACACTGTCAGGTCGAAGTCCGCCCCGATGGCGTCTTTCTTGTGGATCTTGGGTCTACGAATGGAACCTACTTCGACGGAAAAGCCATTCAGGAAGTCCAGCTGGAGGATAAAAACGAATTCGTCGTGGGATCCACCTCGGTTATGCTGATCGTTTCCTCCGATTGA
- a CDS encoding tetratricopeptide repeat protein — MNPNSGTVPFDHGVFLVHLNKGKEAMNNKDFELARLELELALRYRPEDEDVLNLLGLIYFRIKKYRQAEETYNRLLKKNPNIFILHSNLGLVLFKQGKVEDAEEHLRKATELNPNYAKAHLYLGLVYRRLGKYGMALEHFRFAGSESHAKEMQEKLQSHTKEESPEKPAPQPASPGAPAAPPPPVHETSPIFHDSDNPLDIPQEEKTSPFPVLKQDNHVIPVPEHTQPIQPIPERSEEPSDHPFSSVGEAFLRDTEEMPEKISLPTVKTVEHIGQKFVLHKNGFLEIHTPDKVFIKKGTLNSYVGNFRFHPLDTFHGTTAQPVVIAEGAGKLFLFEKGMQTYLIDLNSEFLLVEGSHLLALEHGLSVRQELTFPSPPKTQMDIFKVYGKGAIALLTHIEPLVLRVTPEYPLTINASSLVAWSGNMMINPVEDEEADVMQSGVEERHTLRFEGEGLIVAEQVD; from the coding sequence ATGAACCCGAATTCCGGCACAGTCCCCTTTGATCATGGCGTCTTTCTTGTTCACCTGAACAAGGGGAAAGAAGCCATGAACAATAAAGATTTCGAACTTGCCAGGCTCGAGCTGGAACTGGCTCTTCGATACCGACCGGAAGATGAAGATGTACTCAACCTTCTGGGATTGATCTACTTCAGAATCAAAAAATATCGACAGGCGGAAGAGACCTATAACCGCCTCTTAAAGAAAAATCCGAATATCTTTATTCTCCATTCCAATCTCGGCCTGGTTCTTTTTAAGCAAGGAAAGGTCGAGGACGCGGAGGAACACCTTCGGAAAGCCACGGAGCTGAATCCCAATTACGCGAAAGCTCATCTCTATCTTGGCCTGGTCTATCGCCGGCTGGGAAAGTACGGCATGGCCCTGGAACACTTTCGCTTTGCCGGTTCAGAGAGCCATGCAAAGGAAATGCAGGAGAAACTGCAATCTCATACCAAGGAAGAATCGCCTGAGAAACCTGCCCCACAGCCCGCGTCCCCCGGGGCTCCTGCCGCACCCCCACCTCCCGTACACGAAACTTCCCCCATCTTCCACGATTCGGATAATCCCCTCGATATTCCTCAGGAAGAGAAGACCAGCCCCTTTCCCGTTCTGAAGCAGGACAATCATGTGATTCCCGTTCCGGAACATACGCAGCCCATTCAGCCCATTCCGGAACGGTCGGAGGAGCCCTCGGACCACCCCTTCAGCTCGGTGGGAGAAGCCTTTTTGCGCGATACCGAGGAAATGCCCGAAAAAATCTCCCTTCCCACCGTAAAAACGGTCGAACACATCGGCCAGAAGTTTGTCCTCCACAAGAACGGGTTTCTGGAAATCCATACGCCGGACAAGGTATTTATCAAAAAGGGAACCCTCAATTCCTATGTGGGAAATTTCCGCTTCCATCCCCTTGACACCTTTCACGGAACCACGGCACAGCCCGTGGTCATTGCGGAAGGTGCGGGAAAGCTTTTCCTGTTCGAAAAGGGAATGCAGACCTATCTGATCGACCTCAACAGCGAGTTTCTCCTTGTGGAAGGATCCCATCTCCTGGCTTTGGAGCATGGGCTGTCGGTACGGCAGGAACTCACGTTTCCATCCCCTCCGAAGACACAGATGGACATCTTTAAAGTCTACGGGAAGGGAGCCATTGCACTCCTTACACACATTGAGCCCCTGGTTCTTCGGGTGACCCCGGAGTACCCCCTTACGATTAACGCGTCCTCTCTGGTAGCCTGGAGTGGGAATATGATGATTAACCCGGTGGAAGACGAGGAAGCCGACGTCATGCAGTCCGGCGTTGAAGAACGGCACACCCTGCGATTTGAAGGAGAAGGTCTCATCGTGGCGGAGCAGGTGGACTGA
- a CDS encoding lytic transglycosylase domain-containing protein, whose protein sequence is MVFTDGRFLKVTEYQHQEGTYTITLISGGTIQVPELRVEQIVEDEIVPEEPVFSTPPKAFKTIPLAFIEGAIDGIPYGNLFVHMGKEYDLNPYLLAAVARVESNFNPDALSHKGARGLMQLMPATCQRFRVSDPYNPSDNLRGAATFLAYLRNKFEDNLSSILAAYNAGEHTVERYKGPPAFKETRDFIAKVQSHAREFMESSGSRVSDPTARNKDS, encoded by the coding sequence GTGGTCTTCACGGATGGAAGATTCCTGAAAGTCACCGAATATCAGCACCAGGAGGGGACCTATACCATTACCCTGATTTCAGGTGGGACGATCCAGGTTCCCGAATTGCGGGTGGAACAGATCGTCGAGGACGAGATCGTACCGGAGGAGCCGGTGTTTTCAACTCCGCCGAAGGCCTTCAAAACCATCCCCCTCGCTTTCATTGAAGGAGCAATTGATGGAATTCCCTACGGCAATCTCTTCGTTCACATGGGAAAGGAGTATGACCTGAATCCCTACCTTCTGGCTGCTGTGGCACGTGTGGAATCCAATTTCAATCCTGACGCGCTCTCTCACAAGGGAGCGCGGGGACTGATGCAGCTTATGCCCGCCACATGCCAGCGATTTCGAGTATCGGATCCTTATAACCCATCTGATAACCTGCGGGGAGCCGCGACCTTTCTTGCGTATCTCAGGAATAAGTTTGAAGATAATCTTTCCAGTATCCTGGCAGCCTATAACGCGGGTGAGCATACGGTCGAAAGGTACAAGGGACCTCCAGCGTTTAAGGAGACCCGGGACTTCATTGCAAAGGTCCAATCTCATGCGCGAGAATTCATGGAGTCTTCCGGAAGCCGGGTTTCTGATCCAACCGCCAGGAATAAGGATTCATGA
- a CDS encoding DUF5668 domain-containing protein yields MNRNITFGYILIVLGSLVLLNRWLDLSESLFLGLLALCFFGLYLLNHQYGWLVPSGILGGLSAGIFLSHGTGHSSLVIIGLGLGFLAIYPIARLRGPTSRWPLIPGGILLGIGLMVLARSAEWLDPDILSSLGRLWPALLIILGIILIIRALR; encoded by the coding sequence GTGAATCGAAATATTACGTTCGGGTACATACTGATTGTCCTCGGGAGCCTTGTTCTCCTTAACCGGTGGCTTGATCTTTCCGAATCGCTTTTTCTCGGGTTGCTGGCCCTTTGCTTTTTTGGACTCTATCTTTTGAATCATCAATACGGCTGGCTCGTGCCCTCGGGAATTCTCGGGGGCCTTTCGGCAGGAATCTTCCTTTCCCATGGCACAGGTCATTCTTCCCTGGTAATCATCGGACTGGGCCTTGGTTTTCTGGCCATTTACCCTATCGCACGTTTGCGCGGACCCACTTCGCGCTGGCCTCTGATTCCGGGAGGAATTCTCCTGGGCATCGGCCTGATGGTTCTGGCACGTTCAGCGGAATGGCTGGACCCGGACATCCTCTCATCTCTGGGAAGGCTCTGGCCGGCGCTCCTCATTATTCTGGGCATCATCCTGATCATCCGGGCTCTTCGTTGA